A section of the Pimelobacter simplex genome encodes:
- a CDS encoding NAD(P)H-dependent oxidoreductase yields MTDTTNTRVAVLVGSLRADSLNRKLAEILRDEAPAGVTLDIVEGLDQVPFYNEDIDGENLPATAAALRERVQGADRVLAVTPEYNGTMPAVLNNAIDWLSRPYGAGALVGKPFGVVGATPTPYGGKWAHGDTARSAGIAGAIVVEDVTVSQSAIDVDPTTDAEVRAKLLGALARLAEFTPEVTAA; encoded by the coding sequence ATGACTGACACCACGAACACCCGCGTCGCCGTCCTCGTCGGTAGCCTCCGGGCCGACTCGCTCAACCGCAAGCTGGCCGAGATCCTCCGTGACGAGGCGCCTGCCGGCGTGACCCTCGACATCGTGGAGGGCCTCGACCAGGTCCCGTTCTACAACGAGGACATCGACGGTGAGAACCTGCCCGCGACGGCCGCTGCGCTGCGCGAGCGCGTCCAGGGCGCCGACCGCGTCCTCGCGGTCACCCCGGAGTACAACGGCACCATGCCGGCCGTGCTCAACAACGCGATCGACTGGCTCTCGCGTCCGTACGGCGCCGGCGCCCTGGTCGGCAAGCCCTTCGGCGTCGTCGGCGCCACCCCCACGCCGTACGGCGGCAAGTGGGCCCACGGCGACACCGCCCGCTCGGCCGGCATCGCCGGTGCGATCGTGGTCGAGGACGTGACCGTGTCGCAGTCCGCGATCGACGTCGACCCCACCACCGACGCCGAGGTCCGGGCCAAGCTGCTCGGTGCCCTCGCCCGTCTCGCGGAGTTCACCCCCGAGGTCACCGCCGCCTGA
- a CDS encoding TetR/AcrR family transcriptional regulator, translating into MSKPLPLLTGAPPTERADAARNREALLQAATELIEGCSIEGVTMDAVAARAGVGKGTVFRRFGSREGLMASLLDHRERVWQAGVISGPPPLGPGAPAMDRLLAFGASRMRLHLEQAALIEAAGRTWGDNPAVLGFATLHVRLLLTELGTPGDLDYLAGSLIAPLNVPVLRQQMGPGGMSEARVLAGWETLVRRVVGAGTGTTRDEAPASVTDADADADAAERT; encoded by the coding sequence ATGTCGAAACCCCTGCCGCTGCTGACCGGCGCGCCGCCCACCGAGCGCGCCGATGCGGCGCGCAATCGGGAGGCGCTGCTCCAGGCCGCGACCGAGCTGATCGAGGGCTGCAGCATCGAGGGCGTCACCATGGACGCCGTCGCGGCGCGGGCCGGGGTCGGCAAGGGCACCGTCTTCCGCCGCTTCGGCAGCCGCGAGGGGCTGATGGCCTCGCTCCTCGACCACCGCGAGCGGGTCTGGCAGGCCGGGGTCATCAGTGGTCCCCCGCCGCTCGGACCGGGTGCGCCGGCGATGGACCGGCTGCTCGCCTTCGGCGCCTCCCGGATGCGCCTGCACCTCGAGCAGGCCGCGCTCATCGAGGCCGCGGGCCGGACCTGGGGCGACAACCCCGCGGTGCTCGGCTTCGCCACCCTCCACGTCCGGCTGCTGCTCACCGAGCTGGGGACGCCGGGCGACCTCGACTACCTCGCCGGGTCGCTCATCGCGCCGCTCAACGTGCCCGTCCTGCGCCAGCAGATGGGGCCGGGCGGGATGAGCGAGGCACGCGTGCTCGCCGGCTGGGAGACGCTCGTACGCCGGGTCGTCGGGGCCGGGACCGGGACCACCCGAGATGAGGCCCCGGCCTCCGTCACTGACGCCGACGCCGACGCCGACGCGGCGGAGCGAACCTAG
- a CDS encoding MmcQ/YjbR family DNA-binding protein, whose amino-acid sequence MAHPIMFSDDDPGLAGLRAICLAFPGAEERVSHGRPTFRAGKIFAAFGGSEKIRPGEHRMVPSAFIFTPDAVDLPALDEDERFFVPAYYGPYGGRAIDLAAPDVDWTEIAELADASYRRVAPKRLIAELDARR is encoded by the coding sequence ATGGCGCACCCGATCATGTTCTCCGACGACGACCCGGGCCTCGCCGGGCTCCGCGCGATCTGCCTGGCCTTCCCGGGCGCCGAGGAGCGGGTGAGCCACGGCCGGCCGACCTTTCGCGCAGGCAAGATCTTCGCGGCCTTCGGCGGCAGCGAGAAGATCCGGCCCGGGGAGCACCGGATGGTGCCCAGCGCCTTCATCTTCACCCCCGACGCGGTCGACCTGCCGGCCCTCGACGAGGACGAGCGCTTCTTCGTGCCCGCCTACTACGGTCCCTACGGCGGGCGGGCGATCGACCTCGCCGCCCCGGACGTCGACTGGACCGAGATCGCCGAGCTCGCCGATGCGTCCTACCGCCGCGTGGCACCGAAGCGCCTCATCGCTGAGCTCGACGCCCGCAGGTAA
- the cimA gene encoding citramalate synthase gives MTQQLDLHGSFHVYDTTLRDGAQQEGLNLSVADKLTIARQLDGLGVGYIEGGWPGSNPKDTEFFRRAALELDLQHARLAAFGSTRRAGLKAADDPLVAALRDSGAGVVTLVAKSHVGHVEKALRTTLEENLAMIRDTVSHLRAEGQQVFLDAEHFFDGYRLDRSYALEVLRTAYDAGADVIALCDTNGGMLPGWVSDVVHDVIEASQVRVGIHCHNDTGCAVANTLAAVDAGATHVQGCINGYGERTGNADLVNVVANLELKLDKQVLPPGLLAEATRIAHAVAEVTNVPPASRQPYVGTSAFAHKAGLHASAIKVDPDLYQHMDPAGVGNDMRLLVSDMAGRATIELKGRELGFDLSDSPELVTRVTARVKELEARGYTFEAADASFELLLVEEAEGQRPSYFDVESWRVITETLTHAQPGEEAVSEATVKLQAAGVRYVVTGEGNGPVNALDQALRSAIVQAYPEIAKFELIDFKVRILDQGHGTDAITRVLIETTDGTTPWVTVGVGANVIEASWEALVDGLTYGLLRHTQD, from the coding sequence ATGACCCAGCAGCTCGACCTCCACGGCTCCTTCCACGTCTACGACACCACGCTGCGCGACGGTGCCCAGCAGGAGGGGCTCAACCTCTCCGTCGCCGACAAGCTGACGATCGCGCGCCAGCTCGACGGACTCGGGGTGGGCTACATCGAGGGCGGCTGGCCGGGGTCGAACCCCAAGGACACCGAGTTCTTCCGGCGCGCCGCGCTCGAGCTGGACCTCCAGCACGCGCGGCTGGCCGCCTTCGGCTCGACCCGGCGGGCCGGGCTCAAGGCCGCCGACGACCCGCTGGTCGCGGCGCTGCGCGACAGCGGGGCCGGGGTGGTCACGCTGGTCGCCAAGTCGCACGTCGGGCACGTGGAGAAGGCGCTGCGGACCACGCTCGAGGAGAACCTCGCGATGATCCGCGACACCGTCTCCCACCTGCGCGCCGAGGGCCAGCAGGTCTTCCTCGACGCCGAGCACTTCTTCGACGGCTACCGGCTCGACCGGTCCTACGCCCTCGAGGTCCTCCGCACCGCGTACGACGCGGGCGCCGACGTGATCGCGCTCTGCGACACCAACGGCGGCATGCTGCCGGGCTGGGTCTCCGACGTCGTGCACGACGTGATCGAGGCGTCCCAGGTCCGCGTCGGCATCCACTGCCACAACGACACCGGCTGCGCGGTCGCCAACACGCTGGCTGCCGTCGACGCGGGCGCCACCCACGTCCAGGGCTGCATCAACGGCTACGGCGAGCGCACCGGCAACGCCGACCTCGTCAACGTCGTGGCCAACCTCGAGCTCAAGCTCGACAAGCAGGTCCTCCCGCCCGGACTCCTCGCCGAGGCCACCCGGATCGCCCACGCCGTCGCCGAGGTCACCAACGTCCCGCCCGCCTCGCGCCAGCCGTACGTCGGCACGTCCGCCTTCGCCCACAAGGCCGGTCTCCACGCGAGCGCGATCAAGGTCGACCCCGACCTCTACCAGCACATGGACCCGGCCGGCGTCGGCAACGACATGCGCCTGCTCGTCTCGGACATGGCCGGGCGCGCCACCATCGAGCTCAAGGGCCGCGAGCTCGGCTTCGACCTGTCCGACTCCCCGGAGCTGGTCACCCGGGTGACCGCCCGGGTCAAGGAGCTCGAGGCGCGCGGCTACACCTTCGAGGCCGCGGACGCCTCGTTCGAGCTGCTCCTGGTCGAGGAGGCCGAGGGGCAGCGGCCGTCGTACTTCGACGTGGAGAGCTGGCGGGTCATCACCGAGACGCTCACCCACGCCCAGCCGGGCGAGGAGGCGGTGTCGGAGGCGACCGTCAAGCTCCAGGCCGCCGGCGTCCGCTATGTCGTCACCGGCGAGGGCAACGGCCCGGTCAACGCGCTCGACCAGGCGCTGCGCTCGGCGATCGTGCAGGCCTACCCCGAGATCGCGAAGTTCGAGCTCATCGACTTCAAGGTCCGCATCCTCGACCAGGGCCACGGCACCGACGCCATCACCCGGGTGCTCATCGAGACCACCGACGGCACCACGCCGTGGGTGACCGTCGGCGTGGGGGCCAACGTGATCGAGGCGTCGTGGGAGGCGCTGGTCGACGGGCTCACCTACGGCCTGCTGCGTCACACCCAGGACTGA
- a CDS encoding amidase — MAELHDLTALEQGALIRSGEISPVELTEHYLERAARLPQEYVDGAFVFRDPDTARVRAREVAAVGPVGEGASPLAGVPTAIKDLNLTKGVPTAFGSPAFAGYVPEISDGVTLAIEDAGLISLGKTSTPEFGSPCYTEPEGRPPAVTPWDTTRMAGGSSGGAAAAVAAGLVPVAQGSDGGGSIRIPAACCGLVGLKPSRGRISGFPMYGDPIGLAVAGPLARTVADAAALLDVMAGRRAGDPSWAPEPSGTFLAATGREPGRLRIGCFDEPVIADTEIDPEVRRAYDETTRLLSSLGHVVEDIPVPLPREAVADFETCWAVLTGLSTVGLAPEQEATLRPLTRWLGERGAAISGPAFGLAIGALRRHAAEALVALAPYDIVLTPTVATPPPLVGALRDDADPAADFEAQKRYTPWTSAWNVTGMPAISLPLHQTSAGLPIGMMLAARPAEEELLLSLAAQLETALPWRDRRPPLW; from the coding sequence GTGGCCGAACTCCACGACCTGACCGCGCTCGAGCAGGGCGCCCTGATCCGCTCCGGTGAGATCAGCCCTGTCGAGCTGACCGAGCACTACCTCGAACGCGCCGCGCGTCTCCCCCAGGAGTACGTCGACGGCGCGTTCGTGTTCCGCGACCCCGACACCGCCCGGGTCCGGGCGCGCGAGGTGGCGGCCGTAGGACCGGTCGGCGAGGGTGCCTCGCCGCTGGCCGGCGTACCGACGGCGATCAAGGACCTCAACCTGACCAAGGGCGTGCCGACGGCGTTCGGCTCGCCGGCGTTCGCGGGCTACGTGCCCGAGATCTCCGACGGGGTGACGCTCGCGATCGAGGACGCCGGGCTGATCAGCCTGGGCAAGACGAGCACGCCCGAGTTCGGCTCGCCCTGCTACACCGAGCCCGAGGGACGCCCGCCCGCGGTGACGCCCTGGGACACCACCCGGATGGCCGGCGGCTCCTCCGGCGGCGCGGCGGCCGCGGTGGCCGCGGGACTGGTCCCGGTGGCGCAGGGCTCCGACGGCGGCGGCTCGATCCGGATCCCGGCGGCCTGCTGCGGGCTGGTCGGGCTCAAGCCGAGCCGGGGCCGGATCAGCGGCTTCCCAATGTACGGCGACCCGATCGGCCTCGCCGTCGCCGGACCCCTCGCGCGCACCGTCGCCGACGCCGCCGCGCTCCTCGACGTGATGGCCGGACGCCGCGCGGGCGACCCCTCGTGGGCGCCCGAGCCGAGCGGCACGTTCCTCGCCGCGACCGGCCGCGAGCCCGGGCGGCTGCGGATCGGCTGCTTCGACGAGCCCGTCATCGCCGACACCGAGATCGATCCCGAGGTGCGACGCGCCTACGACGAGACGACCCGGCTGCTGAGCTCGCTGGGGCACGTCGTCGAGGACATCCCGGTGCCGCTCCCGCGCGAGGCGGTCGCCGACTTCGAGACCTGCTGGGCGGTGCTGACCGGGCTGTCGACGGTCGGGCTGGCGCCCGAGCAGGAGGCCACGCTGCGTCCGCTGACCCGCTGGCTGGGGGAGCGCGGTGCGGCGATCTCGGGGCCCGCGTTCGGTCTGGCGATCGGCGCGCTGCGCCGGCACGCGGCCGAGGCGCTGGTCGCGCTGGCGCCGTACGACATCGTGCTGACGCCGACGGTCGCCACGCCGCCGCCGCTGGTCGGCGCGCTGCGCGACGACGCCGATCCGGCGGCGGACTTCGAGGCGCAGAAGCGCTACACGCCGTGGACCTCGGCCTGGAACGTCACCGGCATGCCGGCGATCTCACTGCCGCTGCACCAGACGTCCGCGGGCCTGCCGATCGGCATGATGCTCGCCGCCCGTCCGGCCGAGGAGGAGCTGCTCCTCTCGCTCGCCGCCCAGCTCGAGACCGCGCTGCCGTGGAGGGACCGCCGCCCGCCGCTGTGGTGA
- a CDS encoding serine/threonine-protein kinase, protein MTTRPDSSAPTQVGAYTLLTKLGEGGMGIVHLAQGPDGRRVALKVLRHQVVGDDEARGRLAREVSSLTRVRSPWIAEMLAADPWADVPYVVTRYVPGLSLHDHVAREGPVSGSDLYWLAGCLAEGLAAVHTVGVLHRDVKPGNVLMEGRTPILIDFGLARVADDVRLTQTGWLLGTPGYLAPEILYGDEATPAADVHAWAATVAYAASGRAPYGRGPAMAVMDRTRRGEHDLSGIERPLADVLGAALHPDPLARPLLEELLAWLRPLSTRPELPRVAPPGGLFAPPTAAVPEVPAEPEPAPEPDDFTLPLALAAQAQSASSSPADELGPVSAAAPTPVLTPPTVPGPAYPPPAPVAAPVAAPVVAPAVAPPDAVTRMEREFDQTWGVVDPDDPLALPPPPVPLGERIRRWCAIGAGALALGAGFAAAPWVALALVVLTVWLLRAGSLAASAVAQRRTVRGIKWYDGLRWAFSSPWHGLRAVTGTVVLVSWSAGLGLAAGLLGYAVALDVPSTLLAAGATLGVALWSGPGGSRFRSPVARALFPLCRRPLPWVLTCAVLLGIAALLAALVAGNGVAWVPWTDGPFGL, encoded by the coding sequence GTGACGACCCGACCGGACAGCAGCGCACCCACCCAGGTGGGCGCCTACACGCTGCTGACCAAGCTCGGCGAGGGCGGCATGGGCATCGTCCACCTCGCCCAGGGTCCCGACGGGCGCCGGGTCGCGCTCAAGGTGCTGCGCCACCAGGTCGTCGGGGACGACGAGGCGCGCGGCCGGCTCGCCCGTGAGGTCAGCTCGCTGACCCGGGTCCGCAGCCCCTGGATCGCCGAGATGCTCGCCGCCGACCCCTGGGCCGACGTGCCCTACGTGGTCACCCGCTACGTGCCCGGGCTCTCGCTGCACGACCACGTCGCCCGCGAGGGCCCGGTCTCCGGCAGCGACCTGTACTGGCTCGCCGGGTGCCTGGCCGAGGGACTCGCCGCGGTGCACACCGTCGGCGTCCTGCACCGCGACGTCAAGCCCGGCAACGTGCTGATGGAGGGCCGTACGCCGATCCTCATCGACTTCGGGCTGGCCCGGGTCGCCGACGACGTCCGGCTCACCCAGACCGGGTGGCTGCTGGGGACGCCGGGCTACCTCGCCCCCGAGATCCTGTACGGCGACGAGGCCACCCCCGCTGCCGACGTCCACGCCTGGGCGGCGACGGTCGCCTACGCCGCGAGCGGTCGCGCGCCCTACGGCCGCGGGCCGGCCATGGCCGTCATGGACCGCACCCGCCGCGGCGAGCACGACCTGTCCGGCATCGAGCGCCCGCTCGCCGACGTCCTCGGCGCCGCGCTCCACCCGGACCCGCTCGCGCGGCCCCTCCTCGAGGAGCTCCTCGCCTGGCTCCGGCCGCTGAGCACCCGGCCCGAGCTGCCCCGGGTGGCGCCGCCGGGCGGGCTGTTCGCGCCGCCGACCGCGGCCGTGCCCGAGGTCCCGGCCGAGCCTGAGCCGGCGCCGGAGCCCGACGACTTCACGCTGCCTCTCGCGCTCGCCGCGCAGGCCCAGTCCGCCTCCTCGTCCCCGGCGGACGAGTTGGGGCCGGTCAGCGCCGCCGCGCCGACCCCGGTCCTCACCCCGCCGACCGTGCCGGGCCCGGCGTACCCGCCGCCGGCCCCGGTCGCTGCGCCGGTCGCCGCGCCGGTGGTGGCGCCGGCTGTGGCGCCCCCCGACGCGGTGACCCGGATGGAGCGGGAGTTCGACCAGACCTGGGGCGTCGTCGACCCCGACGACCCCCTCGCGCTGCCCCCGCCCCCGGTCCCGCTCGGCGAGCGGATCCGCCGCTGGTGCGCCATCGGCGCCGGCGCCCTCGCCCTCGGCGCCGGCTTCGCCGCCGCGCCCTGGGTCGCGCTCGCGCTCGTGGTTCTCACCGTGTGGCTGCTCCGCGCGGGCTCGCTCGCCGCCTCGGCGGTCGCCCAGCGTCGTACCGTCCGCGGGATCAAGTGGTACGACGGCCTGCGCTGGGCCTTCTCCAGCCCCTGGCACGGCCTGCGCGCGGTGACCGGCACCGTCGTCCTCGTCTCCTGGAGCGCCGGGCTCGGCCTCGCCGCCGGCCTCCTCGGCTACGCCGTCGCCCTCGACGTCCCCTCGACCCTCCTCGCCGCCGGCGCGACCCTCGGCGTCGCTCTCTGGTCGGGCCCCGGCGGGAGCCGGTTCCGCTCACCGGTCGCCCGGGCCCTCTTCCCGCTGTGCCGGCGCCCGCTGCCCTGGGTGCTGACCTGCGCGGTGCTGCTCGGGATCGCCGCGCTGCTCGCCGCCCTGGTCGCCGGCAACGGCGTCGCCTGGGTGCCCTGGACCGACGGCCCGTTCGGACTCTGA
- a CDS encoding DUF6630 family protein: MTDLAAWDRFAALLTDDPGVAPQVRLAVADPAGYLAAHEDALLQRGIEEADEVEGVVALVDALHGAGEVAYLDWKEEAGEVRAQVAGLPRVRSAGVALDAAGEGSVEQVAGAISRLLVPAGLVVVQVDEGSDAYPLVAVPADRLPALVAAGAAVDVGVRTFG, from the coding sequence ATGACCGACCTTGCTGCCTGGGACCGCTTCGCGGCCCTCCTCACCGACGATCCCGGGGTCGCGCCGCAGGTCCGGCTCGCCGTCGCCGACCCGGCCGGCTACCTCGCCGCGCACGAGGACGCGCTGCTCCAGCGGGGGATCGAGGAGGCCGACGAGGTCGAGGGCGTGGTCGCCCTGGTCGACGCGCTCCACGGCGCGGGCGAGGTCGCCTACCTCGACTGGAAGGAGGAGGCCGGCGAGGTGCGGGCGCAGGTCGCGGGTCTGCCGCGGGTGCGGTCGGCGGGCGTGGCGCTGGACGCCGCGGGCGAGGGGAGCGTGGAGCAGGTCGCCGGGGCGATCAGCCGGCTGCTCGTCCCGGCCGGACTGGTCGTCGTGCAGGTCGACGAGGGTTCGGACGCCTACCCGCTCGTGGCGGTCCCGGCCGACCGGCTGCCGGCGCTCGTGGCGGCCGGAGCCGCCGTCGACGTCGGGGTGCGGACGTTCGGCTGA